The Stigmatella aurantiaca DW4/3-1 genome contains the following window.
GGCTCATGGGCTGGGGCCTGCTCGTCGTGGCCCTGGTCATCGTGGGCCTGTATTTCCTGTGGGTGTTCCCGGCGGACGCGGCGCCCGAGGCGGGCTTCCTGGGAGGCTTGCACCAGGTCATGTCCCGGCTGCGCAATGGGCGGGACGCGTCCGGGGTGTTTCTGCTCATCGTGGCGCTCTGGGCGTGCTCCCAGTTCCTGTTCCTCAAGAAGGAGAGCGAGGGCGTCCGGGCCGTGCTGGGCCTGGTGCTGGGAGGGCTTGTCTTCATCGGTCTGGGCGGACACATGCTGTCGCACCAGACGCTGTGGGGCTGGGGGCTCGCGGCGCTGCCGGCCATGCTGGTGGTCCACCATGGGCTCTACCTGGGGCGCATCAAGCCGCACTTCCTCCCGGAGGAGCTCAAGGCACACCCCGAGAAGGTGGGGCTCGATCGCTACAACCTCAAGGACCTGGTCGAGGCAAGCGACCGGTACTTCAACGCCAGCAACATCGCGCTGCGCTATGGCTTGCCAGCGCTGGCCATCCTCTCCATCGGGGCCATCCTCTTTCACAGCCTCAACCCCGTGACGGGTTGGGCGCTGGAGAAGGTCCTCTTGGAGCCGGGAGAGGGCACGGTGCAGCAGTGGATCACCGCCCCGACGCTGGAGGCTGCCCGCTACGGGGCGGCGGGGGCATACGTGTACGTGCTGCTGTACCTCGGGCAGCGGGGCTTCCGGCATGACATCTCGAGTGGCTCGGCGCTCTGGTGCGCGGTGACCTTGGGATTGGGGCCCATCCTGGCGGCGGTCTTCTCGACGGTCTGGCTGCGGGAGGCGAGCGCGGATCCCACCGGCTGGGCCACCCGGGCCCTGTACTTCGGTGTGGGCCTGTCCCCACGGCACCTGGCGCAGCAGGTCACCCGCCTCGTCCAGCGCGTCGTCACGGATTCCGCGAGGACGCCCGCCAAGGATCGCACCATCCCCTTGACGGCCATTCGGGGCATCACCCCGCAAATCGAGGAGCGGCTCTCGGAGGAGGGCATCTACGACGCGGTGGGAATGGCGATGGCGGACCCGATGCGGCTCCAGCGCAACACCAACTTCGACAAGCACCAGATCCTCGCCTGGATCGATTCGGCCCTGTTGATCCACACGCTGCCCGAGTCCTGGGAGGCGCTGGAGCGCAAGGGCATTCGCGGTTCGAGGGATCTCGTCTGGTACACCTATGACACGGGGCCCGACGCGGAGAATGGGTTCAAGCACCTGGCGAGCGAGGTGCTAGACGAGAGCCTTCTGAAGGATGTCGCCTGGCGTCTGGCGCAGGATGCGCAGGCCCAGCGCATTCAGTTGCTGTATCAGCTCGTCAGCACGCAGATGGAAGACGAGTTCTCGCAGAAGTCGCCGTCGTTCGAGGGCCCCCCAGGGCTGGTGTTGGCGGCCCCCCATCTTCAGAAGGCGGCGTTGCCGCTGGAGCCGGCGCCCTCCGCGGAGGCGGGGAGCCCAGGCCCGAGCCTCGTCCAGGAGGCGCCCGTCACCGCTCCGGGGAAGTGAGGGGCCCAGCGCCAGGGGCGAAGCGGGCCTCCAGGGCGTGAACCTTGGAGAGCCGGCGCTTGTGGCGCTCTTCCCCGGAGAAGCGGGCGGCGAGGAAGGCTCGCGCCAGTTCCTCCGCGAGGGCGAGGCCGATGACCCGGGCGCCCAGCACCAGCACGTTCATGTCGTCATGCTCGACGCCCTGGTGCGCGGAGTAGGTGTCATGACACAAGCCGCCGCGCACGCCGGGCATCTTGTTGACGGCAATGGAGGCGCCGACGCCGCTGCCGCAGATGAGGATGGCGCGGTCCACGTCGCCACCGCGCAAGGCCTCGCCCACGGCCTGGGCGCAGTCCGGGTAGTCCACGGGCTCGGTGCTGTAGGTGCCCTTGTCCACGAGGGTATGGCCAGCGCCCTCCAGGGCCCGCAGCAGCCAGTTCTTCAGCTCGAAACCCGCATGGTCGGCGGCCAGGGCGATGCGCATGGAGTGCTCCTTGGGGGGCGTGGTCTCAAGAATGGGGAAAGCCAGACGGGGCCTGGGACGCAGTGCTTTCCAGGCCCCGGGATTGCCCTTACGGCTTGGCCTTGGCGAGGGTCTCCTTGGCGGCCTTCACCACGTTCTCCACGGTGAAGCCGAACTTCTGGAGCAGGGACTTGATGGGGGCGGAGGCGCCGAAGGTGCGCATGCCGATGATCTTGCCGGTCAGGCCCACCCAGCGCTCCCAGCCGAACGCCGCCGCCTGCTCGACGGAGACACGCGCCCTCACGGAGGGAAGCAGCACGGCGTCCTTGTAGGACTCGTCCTGCTGCTCGAACAGCTCCCACGAGGGCATGCTCACCACGCGCGCCTTCACGCCCTCGGACTGGAGCTGCTCGGCGGCTTGCAGGCACAGGGAGACCTCGGTGCCGGTGCCGATGAGGATGACGTCGGGGGTCCCTTCCGAGTCGGCGAGCACATACGCCCCCTTCGACAGCCCCGAGGCAGGGGCATACTTCGTCCGGTCCAGCGTGGGCACGGGCTGGCGCGAGAGCACCAGCGCCACCGGGTGGTGCGTCTGCCGGGCGATGACGCGCCAGGCCTCCGTCACCTCGTTGGCGTCCGCGGGCCGCAGGACGATGAGGCCGGGGATCGACCGCAACGTGAGCAGCTGCTCCACCGGCTGGTGCGTCGGGCCATCCTCGCCCAGACCGATGGAGTCGTGGGTGAAGATGTGGATGGAGGGAATCTCCATGATGGAGGAGAGCCGGATGGCGGGCCGCTCGTAGTCACTGAAGATGAGGAAGGTGGCGCCGTAGCCGCGCAGGTTGCTCAGCGTCAGGCCGTTCACGATGGAGCCCATGGCGTGTTCGCGCACGCCGAAGTGAACATTGCGCCCGGTGTGGTCGCCCGGCTTCATGGGCCCGGAGAAGGTCAGGTAGGTCTTGGTGGAGGGGTTGAGGTCCGCCGAGCCGCCCACCAGCCAGGGGTAGTTCTTCGCCAGCGCATTGAGCACCTTGCCGCCCGATTCGCGGGTGGCCATGCCCTTGGCGTCCGCGGGGAACACGGGCAGCTCCTTGTCCCAGCCCTCGGGCAGCTCGCTGCGCTGCATGCGCTCCAAATGCTCGGCCAGCTCTGGGTATGCCTTCTTGTAGCCGGCGAGCGTCTGCTCCCAGGCCGCGCGCGTCTGCTGCCCGCGCGTGCCCAGCCGCTCCTGGAAGCGCTCGCGGACCCCTTCCGGGACCAGGAACTGGGCGTCCTC
Protein-coding sequences here:
- the rpiB gene encoding ribose 5-phosphate isomerase B — its product is MRIALAADHAGFELKNWLLRALEGAGHTLVDKGTYSTEPVDYPDCAQAVGEALRGGDVDRAILICGSGVGASIAVNKMPGVRGGLCHDTYSAHQGVEHDDMNVLVLGARVIGLALAEELARAFLAARFSGEERHKRRLSKVHALEARFAPGAGPLTSPER
- the tkt gene encoding transketolase, whose amino-acid sequence is MTTDSQDLKCINTLRTLAMDAVEKAHSGHPGAPMALAPVAYQLWQQELRYDPTNPLWPNRDRFVLSNGHASMLLYGLLHLSGVRRVSKELRVEDAPAVSLEDIQKFRQLDSATPGHPEYRWTSGVETTTGPLGQGVANSVGMAMASRWLAGYFNRPDYTLFDYDVWTLCGDGDLMEGVSSEAASLAGHLQLPNLCWIYDSNHISIDGSTELAFTEDVGRRFEAYGWRVLRVEDANDLEALSKAYRTFKEQRGKPTLIIVHSRIGYGAPKKEGTASAHGEALGAEEIKGAKRKYGWPEDAQFLVPEGVRERFQERLGTRGQQTRAAWEQTLAGYKKAYPELAEHLERMQRSELPEGWDKELPVFPADAKGMATRESGGKVLNALAKNYPWLVGGSADLNPSTKTYLTFSGPMKPGDHTGRNVHFGVREHAMGSIVNGLTLSNLRGYGATFLIFSDYERPAIRLSSIMEIPSIHIFTHDSIGLGEDGPTHQPVEQLLTLRSIPGLIVLRPADANEVTEAWRVIARQTHHPVALVLSRQPVPTLDRTKYAPASGLSKGAYVLADSEGTPDVILIGTGTEVSLCLQAAEQLQSEGVKARVVSMPSWELFEQQDESYKDAVLLPSVRARVSVEQAAAFGWERWVGLTGKIIGMRTFGASAPIKSLLQKFGFTVENVVKAAKETLAKAKP